From a single Polyangiaceae bacterium genomic region:
- a CDS encoding RidA family protein, giving the protein MKRIGSGGPWEDIVGYSRAVRVGAHIVVAGTTATDESGNVVGVGDAYAQARRAFENALAAVRALGGGVEHVVRTRMYVTDASRWQEVGRAHSELFGHVRPAATLVEVRALVAPELLVEVELDAIVAEPT; this is encoded by the coding sequence ATGAAGCGTATCGGCTCGGGAGGGCCTTGGGAAGACATCGTGGGCTACAGCCGCGCCGTGCGCGTGGGCGCGCACATCGTGGTGGCGGGCACGACCGCCACGGACGAGAGCGGGAATGTCGTCGGTGTGGGCGATGCCTACGCGCAAGCGCGGCGCGCCTTCGAGAACGCCCTCGCCGCGGTGCGGGCGCTCGGGGGCGGCGTGGAGCACGTGGTGCGCACGCGGATGTACGTGACCGACGCCAGCCGCTGGCAAGAGGTGGGCCGCGCACACTCCGAGCTCTTCGGACACGTGCGCCCGGCAGCTACGCTCGTGGAAGTGCGCGCGCTGGTCGCGCCGGAGCTCCTGGTGGAGGTGGAGCTCGACGCGATCGTGGCGGAGCCGACGTGA
- a CDS encoding PilZ domain-containing protein has translation MTNERREERVTINKEFDSFDQFIQEYVTNISRTGAFIKTDTPLPVGTEVNLRFTVIMDDIETIEGIGEVVRVETNPPGMGVVFKELSEYSEALIQKLLTQHQGSG, from the coding sequence ATGACGAACGAGCGGCGGGAGGAACGAGTCACGATCAACAAGGAGTTCGACTCCTTCGATCAGTTCATTCAAGAGTACGTGACGAACATCTCCCGCACGGGCGCCTTCATCAAGACGGACACGCCCCTGCCCGTGGGCACGGAAGTGAATTTGCGCTTCACCGTGATCATGGACGACATCGAGACCATCGAGGGCATCGGCGAGGTCGTGCGGGTGGAGACGAATCCGCCCGGCATGGGCGTGGTGTTCAAGGAGCTCAGCGAGTACTCCGAGGCGCTGATTCAGAAGCTCCTCACCCAGCACCAGGGCAGCGGCTAA
- a CDS encoding roadblock/LC7 domain-containing protein — MVNPQMVMYEEEFNQIQAVVDRLVKEANAKVVFIVDKNGQLIAASGDIDNLDTTSLASLTAGNIAATGGIAKLLRENEFAAQFHEGQNANIHIQLVGNRVILVVIFDAKSSLGLVRLRVRKATDELNRIFEALLSKVQEPGSDSPFAEITDEDIDNLFND; from the coding sequence ATGGTCAACCCGCAGATGGTGATGTACGAGGAGGAGTTCAACCAGATCCAGGCGGTCGTGGACCGTTTGGTGAAGGAAGCGAACGCCAAGGTCGTCTTCATCGTCGACAAGAATGGTCAGCTCATCGCCGCCAGCGGTGACATAGACAATCTGGACACCACGTCCTTGGCTTCTCTCACGGCGGGCAACATTGCCGCCACGGGCGGTATCGCCAAGCTGCTCCGTGAGAACGAGTTCGCCGCTCAGTTCCACGAGGGGCAGAACGCGAACATTCACATCCAGCTCGTGGGCAACCGCGTGATTCTGGTCGTGATCTTCGACGCCAAGTCGAGCCTCGGGCTGGTTCGGCTCCGCGTACGCAAAGCCACTGACGAGCTCAATCGCATCTTCGAGGCTCTGCTCTCCAAGGTTCAAGAACCTGGGTCAGACTCTCCGTTTGCCGAGATCACCGACGAGGACATCGACAACCTCTTCAACGACTAA
- a CDS encoding Rne/Rng family ribonuclease, whose amino-acid sequence MARNTLVINCDIRETRVALIEGGVIAELHIERAAQRGTVGNVVLGKVTRVLPGMQAAFIDVGMDRAAFLHVEDLIRPDDFEAYLSGGIRADEDEPSGKGVGGKRRALARPDLIDDEDLESDDDDDESPDSEQSPDSGDDVEDDDDAEDDDAEDDDVEDDDESDDSDDAEDSDDAAVSDDTTDDAEDSESEPDEAEADDSDESDDDAESEPDDAEGDDSESDETPAEATSEKAEETPAEADTEGDDESDEPSGEEGTSRRVAEGEGGRGRRRRRRRRRGGRDKDAKDTKDKPEPKAKAKAKTKEAPAERGRGRGRRGNDKRRGRGGDKRSSNGNGKSSRVSRSVPITEVVKEGDAVIVQITKEPIGTKGARVSSHVSLPGRYVVYLPTVEHVGISKRIGNSRERSRLRSAIESVKPKMGGLIVRTVAEGLTKKQLKADVGYLIKLWADIARKREDAKTPSVLYSELDIVLKTARDLFTDEIEKIVIDDRDQFARLVRFVEMFLPERVKDIELYSGKEPIFDAYGIEDEIGRALSRKVPLPSGGYLIIDQAEALAAIDVNTGRFVGKGSKDLEETALKTNLEAVDEIAYQLRFRNIGGLVILDLIDMEIAQNRDKVYRALEAQLAKDKAKTTINRISELGLIEMTRKRTRESLSRTMHEPCFYCDGTGQIQSRQTIAYEILRQIRRERDSLAGYSVVVNAHPAIVDLLNTEEKAAVAEAERRYMRRIELIPRTEYHIEQFDLQGK is encoded by the coding sequence ATGGCCCGTAACACACTAGTAATCAATTGTGACATCAGGGAGACACGCGTCGCCTTGATTGAAGGCGGCGTAATTGCCGAGCTTCATATCGAGCGAGCGGCACAGCGTGGAACCGTAGGCAACGTCGTTCTCGGCAAGGTCACCCGCGTGCTGCCCGGCATGCAGGCGGCGTTCATCGACGTGGGCATGGATCGCGCGGCGTTCCTCCACGTGGAAGATCTGATCCGACCCGACGACTTCGAGGCGTACCTCAGCGGCGGCATCCGCGCCGACGAGGACGAGCCGTCCGGCAAAGGCGTCGGCGGCAAGCGGCGAGCCTTGGCGCGTCCGGATCTGATCGACGACGAGGATCTGGAGAGCGACGACGACGACGACGAGAGCCCGGACTCCGAACAGAGCCCCGACTCGGGCGACGACGTCGAGGACGACGACGACGCCGAAGACGACGACGCCGAAGACGACGACGTCGAGGACGACGACGAGAGCGACGACTCGGACGACGCGGAGGACTCCGACGACGCAGCGGTCTCCGACGACACCACGGACGACGCAGAGGACTCCGAGAGCGAACCGGACGAAGCCGAAGCCGACGACTCGGACGAGTCCGACGACGACGCGGAGAGCGAGCCCGACGACGCCGAAGGCGACGATTCCGAGAGCGACGAGACGCCCGCCGAAGCCACCAGCGAAAAGGCCGAAGAAACCCCGGCCGAAGCCGACACCGAGGGCGATGACGAGAGCGACGAGCCTTCGGGAGAAGAAGGCACCAGCCGCCGTGTGGCGGAGGGGGAAGGCGGCCGCGGTCGTCGTCGCCGCCGGCGCCGTCGGCGCGGTGGACGAGACAAGGACGCCAAGGACACCAAAGACAAGCCCGAGCCCAAAGCCAAGGCCAAGGCCAAGACCAAGGAAGCTCCGGCGGAACGGGGTCGAGGCCGCGGGCGCCGCGGCAACGACAAGCGCCGCGGGCGCGGCGGCGACAAACGCTCGAGCAACGGCAACGGCAAGAGCTCTCGCGTATCTCGCTCGGTACCCATCACGGAGGTCGTGAAAGAAGGCGACGCCGTGATCGTGCAGATCACCAAGGAGCCCATCGGCACCAAGGGAGCCCGGGTCTCGAGCCACGTCTCGCTGCCGGGCCGCTACGTGGTGTACCTGCCCACCGTCGAGCACGTCGGCATCTCCAAGCGTATCGGCAACTCCCGGGAGCGCTCCCGGCTGCGCTCGGCGATCGAGAGCGTGAAGCCCAAGATGGGCGGCTTGATCGTGCGCACCGTGGCGGAAGGCCTCACCAAGAAGCAGCTCAAGGCGGACGTCGGCTATCTGATCAAGCTGTGGGCGGACATCGCGCGCAAGCGGGAGGACGCCAAGACGCCGTCGGTGCTCTACTCCGAGCTCGACATCGTGCTGAAGACGGCGCGTGACCTGTTCACGGACGAGATCGAGAAGATCGTGATCGACGACCGTGACCAGTTCGCCCGGCTGGTTCGCTTCGTGGAGATGTTCCTGCCGGAGCGGGTGAAGGACATCGAGCTGTACAGCGGCAAGGAGCCGATTTTCGACGCCTACGGCATCGAAGACGAGATCGGCCGGGCGCTGAGCCGCAAGGTGCCGCTGCCCAGCGGCGGCTACTTGATCATCGATCAGGCGGAGGCGTTGGCGGCCATCGACGTGAACACCGGCCGCTTCGTGGGCAAGGGCAGCAAGGATCTGGAAGAGACCGCGCTGAAGACCAACTTGGAGGCGGTAGACGAAATCGCCTACCAGCTCAGGTTCCGAAACATCGGCGGTTTGGTGATCCTCGATCTCATCGACATGGAGATCGCCCAAAACCGCGACAAGGTGTACCGCGCCTTGGAAGCCCAGCTGGCCAAGGACAAGGCCAAGACGACCATCAATCGCATCAGCGAGCTGGGGCTCATCGAGATGACGCGCAAGCGCACTCGCGAGAGCCTGAGCCGCACGATGCACGAGCCCTGCTTCTACTGCGACGGCACCGGGCAGATCCAATCACGTCAGACCATCGCCTACGAAATCCTGCGTCAGATCCGGCGCGAGCGCGACAGCCTCGCCGGCTACAGCGTGGTGGTGAACGCCCACCCCGCGATCGTGGATCTCCTGAACACGGAAGAGAAGGCCGCCGTCGCGGAAGCCGAGCGTCGCTACATGCGTCGCATCGAGCTCATCCCGCGCACGGAGTATCACATCGAGCAGTTCGACCTGCAGGGGAAGTAG
- a CDS encoding TetR/AcrR family transcriptional regulator → MRERIVSAAHQLLRENGVRAVVQVRVAEAAGVPQGHLTYYFPKKSDLLVAVAQRFREDTVRSVAKLLESLEPDLRTRLLAVVELMAADRTRTRALLGLTIEADAHPELRAELEEGAARVRRFLTAILGKSQPDADVDVVLALFWGFGVERLVLGETQTEEQGREALARVGEVLARHFGWETASS, encoded by the coding sequence GTGCGCGAACGGATCGTGAGTGCGGCGCATCAGCTGCTGCGGGAGAACGGCGTGCGCGCGGTGGTGCAGGTGCGCGTGGCGGAGGCCGCGGGCGTGCCGCAAGGGCACCTCACCTACTACTTTCCGAAGAAGAGCGACTTGCTCGTGGCGGTGGCCCAGCGCTTTCGGGAGGACACGGTGCGCAGCGTGGCCAAACTGTTGGAGAGCCTCGAGCCGGATCTACGAACGCGATTGCTCGCAGTGGTGGAGCTGATGGCCGCAGATCGCACGCGGACGCGAGCCTTGCTCGGATTGACCATCGAAGCGGACGCACATCCGGAGCTGCGCGCCGAGCTCGAAGAGGGTGCTGCCAGGGTGCGACGCTTCTTGACCGCCATCCTGGGGAAGAGTCAGCCGGACGCCGACGTGGACGTAGTGCTGGCGCTGTTCTGGGGGTTCGGGGTGGAGCGGCTGGTGCTCGGAGAGACACAAACGGAGGAGCAGGGCCGAGAAGCGTTGGCTCGCGTGGGCGAGGTGTTGGCCCGGCATTTCGGCTGGGAAACGGCTTCGAGTTGA
- the alr gene encoding alanine racemase has product MTFSHPALLDASSSALATPLPRVLRPQRAVPSDTVRPTRAEINLANLRHNLRVLQRMAGGAEVFSVLKADGYGHGAKAVARTLERAGANRMCVALLEEGIELRQAGIRAPIIVMGGHYGRAWGELLRHDLTPVVHDVGQIQDLAEEVRYASSGPIGVHLKIDTGMSRLGAMPSEMPAMAEAFARHREVRLDGVMTHFACADSGDTSSIDEQLDVFEGACGILQARGVHIPLRHAANSAALIKSPRARLNAVRPGIAIFGVAPQPGMVPELRPVMRIRSEVVALRNIPVGATVGYGATWRAERPSIIATLPMGYADGLNRALSNRGSVLVRGRRAPIAGVVSMDMTMVDVTDIDGIKMGDEVVVIGPQKGPLGDDTISAEEVAADLGTIPWEVLTSVSRRVPRFYREP; this is encoded by the coding sequence ATGACATTTTCGCACCCGGCCCTGTTGGACGCCTCTTCGAGCGCTTTGGCCACTCCGCTGCCCCGGGTGCTCCGCCCCCAACGGGCGGTCCCGTCGGACACGGTTCGGCCCACCCGCGCGGAGATCAATCTCGCGAATCTGCGCCACAACCTGCGCGTCCTCCAGCGCATGGCGGGCGGCGCCGAGGTGTTCAGCGTGCTCAAGGCGGATGGCTACGGCCACGGCGCCAAGGCCGTCGCTCGCACCCTGGAGCGCGCCGGCGCGAACCGCATGTGTGTGGCGCTCTTGGAAGAGGGCATCGAGCTGCGGCAAGCCGGGATCCGCGCACCCATCATCGTGATGGGCGGCCACTACGGCCGCGCCTGGGGCGAGCTCCTGCGCCACGACCTCACCCCCGTGGTGCACGACGTCGGGCAGATCCAGGACCTCGCAGAAGAGGTGCGTTACGCCTCTTCCGGTCCCATCGGCGTGCACCTCAAGATCGACACCGGCATGTCCCGTCTGGGGGCAATGCCCAGCGAGATGCCGGCCATGGCGGAAGCCTTTGCCCGCCACCGCGAGGTGCGACTCGACGGCGTGATGACCCACTTCGCCTGTGCCGACTCGGGCGACACCAGCAGCATCGACGAGCAGCTCGACGTGTTCGAAGGCGCTTGCGGCATCCTCCAGGCCCGGGGCGTCCACATTCCGCTGCGTCACGCCGCCAACAGCGCCGCTCTCATCAAGAGCCCGCGGGCTCGCTTGAACGCCGTGCGCCCCGGCATCGCCATCTTCGGCGTGGCCCCGCAGCCCGGAATGGTTCCGGAGCTTCGCCCCGTGATGCGCATTCGCAGCGAGGTCGTCGCCCTGCGCAACATCCCCGTGGGCGCCACCGTAGGCTACGGCGCCACCTGGCGCGCGGAGCGCCCGAGCATCATCGCCACGCTGCCCATGGGCTACGCGGACGGCCTCAATCGCGCGCTCTCGAACCGCGGCAGCGTCCTCGTTCGCGGCCGTCGCGCCCCCATCGCCGGCGTCGTCAGCATGGACATGACGATGGTGGACGTGACGGACATCGACGGCATCAAGATGGGCGACGAGGTCGTCGTCATCGGTCCGCAGAAGGGTCCCTTGGGCGACGACACCATCAGCGCCGAAGAGGTCGCCGCGGATCTGGGCACCATCCCTTGGGAGGTGCTCACCAGCGTGTCCCGCCGCGTGCCGCGTTTCTATCGCGAGCCCTGA
- a CDS encoding putative metal-binding motif-containing protein, translating to MNPPSWIRLCLLLLPACGRVTDSLPADSCQSSVECANPDPENCAVSCVTSDRRCAIEAKDADGDGHGTTACAFAPGDDCNDNDATVHPGAEEVCNGIDDDCDGADEMASQPLGGTTLTVGEGFSPKAVWVEATQTYAVAYTGLLSQIQLTRLDATGKALGTSDVSDSPGFHTPYGMASSGDKIGVVWTHSLPPTVESDIYFRELAANGSPNGPEILVATQSKLSPPDIAALESGWLVAWHGDSQVLAKTIFGTPSSLIQISTQPGATSFAHLASTKAGAIAVWSSRSFATGPNDVVWGASIAGSSVSWSAALTEPTPPVETGSSSPVIAAGDGGEYAIAWDRFAGDDDSIEVAIVEQSASGELVTKCGPQFFGMGSKLPLTIVPWNGGYLIGAYSREGGERLELLRVDASCNFLPGVVVLDEHPSFLSSLDIVRSPSGYLAVWTQNEGGQRVKARTFGPNLCDSAEAP from the coding sequence ATGAACCCACCAAGTTGGATTCGCCTCTGTTTGCTGCTCCTTCCCGCCTGTGGACGAGTGACCGACTCTTTGCCCGCGGACTCGTGCCAGAGCTCGGTGGAATGCGCGAATCCCGATCCCGAAAACTGTGCGGTGAGCTGCGTCACTTCGGATCGACGTTGCGCGATCGAAGCGAAGGATGCGGACGGCGATGGGCACGGAACGACGGCGTGTGCGTTCGCCCCGGGGGACGACTGCAACGACAATGACGCGACCGTTCACCCCGGGGCGGAAGAGGTCTGCAACGGCATCGATGACGATTGCGACGGGGCCGACGAAATGGCGAGCCAACCGCTCGGCGGCACCACCCTGACGGTCGGCGAGGGGTTCTCGCCAAAGGCGGTCTGGGTCGAAGCGACGCAGACATACGCGGTGGCGTACACGGGATTGCTTTCGCAGATCCAGCTGACGCGCCTCGATGCAACCGGCAAGGCCTTGGGGACGAGCGACGTCAGCGACTCGCCGGGATTTCACACGCCTTACGGCATGGCATCCAGCGGCGACAAGATCGGAGTCGTGTGGACCCACTCACTACCGCCCACCGTCGAGAGCGACATCTACTTCCGTGAGCTCGCTGCGAACGGGTCCCCGAACGGTCCGGAGATCCTCGTGGCCACCCAGAGCAAGCTGAGCCCTCCAGACATCGCCGCCCTCGAGAGCGGCTGGCTCGTGGCCTGGCACGGTGACTCTCAGGTCCTCGCGAAGACGATTTTCGGAACGCCCTCGTCGCTCATCCAGATCAGCACGCAGCCGGGCGCGACCTCCTTCGCCCACCTCGCTTCCACGAAAGCCGGGGCGATCGCGGTTTGGTCCAGCAGGTCGTTCGCCACCGGACCAAACGACGTGGTGTGGGGTGCATCGATCGCGGGCAGCTCGGTGAGCTGGTCCGCTGCGCTGACGGAGCCGACACCCCCAGTCGAAACCGGAAGCTCCAGTCCCGTCATCGCGGCTGGGGACGGCGGGGAGTACGCCATCGCGTGGGATCGTTTTGCGGGTGACGACGACAGCATCGAGGTGGCGATCGTCGAGCAGTCGGCCTCCGGGGAGCTCGTCACCAAGTGTGGCCCGCAGTTCTTCGGAATGGGCAGCAAGCTCCCCTTGACCATCGTTCCCTGGAACGGCGGCTACCTGATCGGCGCGTACTCGCGCGAAGGCGGCGAAAGGCTCGAGCTCTTGCGGGTGGACGCTTCCTGCAACTTCCTCCCCGGCGTGGTGGTTCTCGACGAGCACCCTTCGTTTCTCTCGAGTCTGGACATCGTTCGGAGTCCGAGCGGCTACCTCGCCGTTTGGACCCAAAACGAGGGTGGGCAACGCGTCAAGGCCCGCACTTTCGGTCCGAATCTCTGTGACTCGGCGGAGGCGCCATGA
- a CDS encoding ribonuclease H-like domain-containing protein yields MTKSFLVLDIETVLDAELPIAESSEAERLPAPPHHRVVVIGALLFDENYAVQRIGVIGEGKEEAGILSDFARFLDRHRPDMITFNGRGFDLPVIASRCLRHGVSLRHYYRSRDVRYRFSPDGHLDLMDYIADFGAAKPARLDIVAKLCGMPGKVGVDGKDVGPLVHAGRLAEVRDYCLCDVAQTAGVFLRLQLLRGELFGEAYLTAMQGLIAAIKADARLAPVASAMNEERLLTIADP; encoded by the coding sequence GTGACCAAATCCTTCCTGGTGCTCGACATCGAGACCGTCCTGGACGCCGAGCTTCCCATCGCCGAGTCCAGTGAGGCCGAACGCCTGCCCGCCCCGCCCCATCACCGGGTGGTCGTCATTGGTGCCCTGCTGTTCGACGAGAACTACGCAGTACAGCGCATCGGGGTCATCGGGGAGGGCAAGGAGGAGGCGGGGATACTCAGCGATTTCGCGCGCTTCCTCGATCGCCACCGGCCGGACATGATCACCTTCAACGGCCGCGGCTTCGATCTGCCCGTGATCGCCTCCCGCTGCCTGCGCCACGGGGTCAGCCTGCGGCACTACTACCGGTCTCGGGACGTGCGCTATCGCTTCTCCCCGGACGGCCACCTGGACTTGATGGACTACATCGCGGACTTCGGGGCGGCCAAACCGGCACGCCTCGACATCGTGGCCAAGCTCTGCGGCATGCCCGGCAAGGTGGGGGTGGACGGCAAGGACGTCGGCCCGCTGGTCCACGCGGGCCGCCTGGCCGAGGTCCGCGACTACTGCCTGTGCGACGTGGCTCAGACCGCCGGGGTGTTCCTGCGGCTGCAGCTGCTCCGGGGCGAGCTCTTCGGCGAAGCCTATCTGACCGCGATGCAAGGGCTGATCGCCGCCATCAAGGCGGACGCTCGCCTGGCTCCCGTCGCGTCTGCCATGAACGAAGAGCGACTGCTCACCATCGCCGACCCCTGA
- a CDS encoding DUF2071 domain-containing protein: MPRTPIRGYQRWRTLCFMHWEVPETELAKVVPRGLTVDTFDGSAYVGLVTFGMEGVRPRWSPDALAFDFLETNVRTYVHVDGEDPGVYFLSLDAASRIAVAVARSVWGLPYYFARMTQQRDAKRVRYGVQRAGPTKPKLELSYEVGEALGDSKPGSFEHFLVERYLLHLEKGGRIWTGQVHHTPYPVQRAEVIEIEDEIVPASGLPVSGAPPIVHYAEGVDVNIYDLGPRAQGSR, encoded by the coding sequence ATGCCGAGAACGCCGATTCGCGGCTACCAGCGCTGGCGCACCCTGTGCTTCATGCACTGGGAGGTGCCCGAGACGGAGCTCGCGAAGGTCGTGCCGCGCGGGCTCACCGTCGACACCTTCGACGGCAGTGCGTACGTGGGGCTCGTCACCTTCGGGATGGAGGGCGTCCGTCCGCGTTGGTCCCCCGACGCACTGGCGTTCGATTTCTTGGAGACGAACGTGCGCACCTACGTGCACGTGGACGGCGAAGATCCGGGTGTCTACTTCTTGTCCCTCGACGCAGCGTCGCGCATTGCCGTGGCCGTGGCCCGCTCCGTGTGGGGCCTGCCCTATTACTTCGCGCGCATGACCCAGCAGCGCGACGCAAAGCGGGTCCGTTACGGAGTCCAGCGCGCCGGACCGACAAAACCAAAGCTGGAACTGAGCTATGAAGTCGGCGAGGCGCTGGGAGATTCCAAGCCGGGCAGCTTCGAGCACTTCTTGGTGGAGCGCTACTTGCTGCACCTGGAGAAGGGCGGGCGCATCTGGACGGGACAGGTGCACCACACGCCGTACCCGGTGCAGCGCGCCGAGGTGATCGAGATCGAAGACGAGATCGTGCCTGCCTCGGGGTTGCCGGTTTCAGGAGCGCCGCCCATCGTCCACTACGCCGAGGGCGTGGACGTGAACATCTACGACCTGGGACCGCGCGCTCAGGGCTCGCGATAG
- a CDS encoding gliding-motility protein MglA: protein MSFINYMAREINCKIVYYGPGLCGKTTNLQYIYERTNPDAKGKMISLATETERTLFFDFLPLSLGEIRGFKTRFHLYTVPGQVFYDASRKLILKGVDGVIFVADSQIERLEANQESMENLRTNLAEQGYSLEKIPFVIQYNKRDLPNTVPVEELRELLNPMRVPDYEANARAGNGVFDTLKAVSKLVLTELRRGG, encoded by the coding sequence ATGAGCTTCATCAACTACATGGCCCGAGAGATCAACTGCAAGATCGTCTACTACGGGCCTGGCCTCTGCGGGAAAACGACGAACCTGCAGTACATCTACGAGCGCACGAATCCCGACGCCAAGGGCAAGATGATCAGCCTGGCAACGGAGACCGAGCGAACGCTCTTCTTCGACTTCTTGCCACTCTCACTGGGGGAAATTCGCGGGTTCAAGACCCGCTTTCATTTGTATACGGTCCCCGGTCAGGTCTTCTACGACGCCAGCCGCAAGCTCATCCTCAAGGGCGTGGATGGCGTCATCTTCGTGGCGGACTCTCAGATCGAGCGTCTAGAAGCGAATCAAGAGAGCATGGAGAACCTGCGCACCAACTTGGCGGAGCAGGGCTACTCCCTCGAGAAGATCCCGTTCGTGATTCAGTACAACAAGCGTGACCTTCCCAACACCGTACCGGTGGAAGAGTTGCGTGAGCTGTTGAACCCGATGCGCGTCCCTGACTACGAGGCGAATGCGCGCGCCGGGAATGGCGTTTTCGACACCCTCAAGGCCGTGAGCAAGCTGGTGCTCACGGAGCTCCGCCGCGGCGGTTGA
- a CDS encoding RecX family transcriptional regulator, whose product MPKRERVPPAKKLTREALERAALRYLDQFDTSAENLRRVLERQVRRVQRQVEPDLAERAFGIIEELIGRYKGSGLLNDERYAENLASSLRRRGASGRAIAHKLAARGVDASAVTEALTRADRDSEDAELDAARAFARRRRLGPHRAAEERAARRDRDLAALARAGFGFDVARRALDEE is encoded by the coding sequence ATGCCCAAGCGCGAGCGTGTTCCGCCGGCGAAGAAGCTCACCCGCGAAGCGCTGGAGCGGGCGGCGCTGCGCTACTTGGACCAGTTCGACACGTCCGCCGAGAATCTGCGGCGAGTGCTGGAGCGCCAAGTGCGGCGCGTGCAGCGTCAGGTGGAGCCGGACCTCGCGGAACGCGCCTTCGGCATCATCGAAGAGCTGATTGGACGGTACAAAGGCTCAGGGCTCTTGAACGACGAGCGGTACGCCGAGAACCTGGCGTCGAGCTTGCGGCGCCGCGGGGCGTCGGGCCGCGCGATCGCGCACAAGCTCGCGGCCCGCGGCGTGGATGCGAGTGCCGTGACGGAAGCGCTGACGCGCGCGGATCGCGACAGCGAAGACGCGGAGCTCGACGCCGCGCGGGCGTTCGCGCGACGCCGCCGTCTGGGGCCGCACCGTGCCGCGGAAGAGCGTGCCGCGCGGCGCGATCGCGACTTGGCGGCGCTGGCTCGCGCCGGCTTCGGCTTCGACGTGGCGCGCCGGGCACTGGACGAAGAGTGA
- a CDS encoding metallophosphatase domain-containing protein, translated as MADTHLFHRELSVPDGDVLIHAGDLCRGGHLRELAIALDWLAELPHRDKIVVAGNHDWAFARERTAALRLMPPGAHYLEDSGVTLGGVRFWGSPWQPEFHDWAFNLPRGEPLREMWALIPDDTNVLVTHGPPAGIGDRCSVDRREGCADLLLRVKAVRPALHLFGHIHEDGGAWDVDGTLFANVTTWECERAPTVVDVDPATVRATRVNVPPAR; from the coding sequence ATGGCAGACACCCACTTGTTCCATCGCGAGCTGTCCGTGCCCGATGGAGACGTCCTGATCCACGCGGGCGACCTGTGCCGCGGTGGTCACCTGCGGGAGCTGGCCATCGCGCTGGATTGGCTTGCGGAGCTGCCCCACCGGGACAAGATCGTGGTGGCCGGCAACCACGACTGGGCCTTCGCGCGGGAGCGGACCGCGGCGCTGCGACTCATGCCACCGGGCGCCCACTACCTGGAAGACAGCGGCGTGACTCTCGGCGGCGTTCGCTTCTGGGGCAGCCCCTGGCAGCCGGAGTTTCACGACTGGGCGTTCAATCTGCCGCGCGGTGAGCCGTTGCGGGAAATGTGGGCGCTGATCCCGGATGACACGAACGTGCTTGTCACGCATGGTCCCCCGGCCGGCATCGGCGACCGCTGCTCGGTGGATCGTCGCGAGGGGTGTGCCGATCTATTGCTGCGCGTGAAGGCGGTCCGCCCCGCGCTGCATCTCTTCGGTCACATCCACGAAGACGGCGGCGCCTGGGACGTGGACGGAACCCTGTTCGCGAACGTCACGACGTGGGAATGCGAGCGCGCTCCGACGGTTGTCGACGTCGATCCGGCGACTGTCCGCGCCACCCGCGTGAACGTCCCGCCCGCCCGCTGA
- a CDS encoding 4a-hydroxytetrahydrobiopterin dehydratase has product MTDLTTQSCQPKVDKLDQPRVDELLRQVPEWSAATDLSSIERSYGFDDFYRTMAFVNAVAWIANGEDHHPDLEVSYAKCVVRFSTHSVKGLSNNDFICAAKVDALLK; this is encoded by the coding sequence ATGACCGATCTGACCACCCAGAGCTGCCAACCGAAGGTCGACAAGCTCGACCAGCCCCGCGTCGACGAGCTCCTGCGCCAAGTGCCCGAGTGGAGCGCCGCTACGGATCTCTCGAGCATCGAGCGGAGCTACGGCTTCGACGACTTCTACCGCACCATGGCGTTCGTGAACGCCGTCGCGTGGATCGCCAACGGCGAGGATCATCATCCGGACCTGGAGGTGAGCTACGCGAAGTGCGTGGTGCGCTTTTCGACGCACTCCGTGAAGGGACTGTCGAACAACGATTTCATCTGCGCCGCGAAGGTCGACGCGCTGCTGAAATGA